From the Corynebacterium sp. P3-F1 genome, the window ATCGGGGAAGGCAGCGTGGATAGGGCTCAACTGCGTCAAGCATTGCCGCGGACGACAGACGGAATTGCCGTCTTGACGGGAGCCCGCACCACAGTAGCCGCGGCGGCGGGGCAACCGGGTGGTCTGCCTGCGGATGTGGACCGGGTGACCACGGTGTTGGGCGCAGACGGTCTCACCGTGGTGGACGCGCCGCCCGATGCGTTGCCGAACAGATGCGACCACGCGTTCATCGTCGTTCCGGCGGAGGTGCGGGCAGCTGCTTCTGCGGCGTTGATCAGCGCGGAGAGCCGTGCGACCAACACTCCGGTGTCACTGATTGTGCGTCGCCGGGGATGGTCGGGGATGAGCACTGCGGAAGTCGAGCGGGTTGCTGGTGCGGAAGTGGTCGCCGAGGTCAAGCACCTGTCGCGGTTGGTGCGTGAGACGGAGGTCGCCGGGCTCCCGATACGGCTGCCACGTTCACTCGCGGCGGCAGCCGAGGCAGTGCTGGAGGCAGCCAATGGATAAAGCGATGATCATGGCGAAGGTACAGCGGCGTCTTGCTGAGGAACCCAACCAAAACACTCCGGCGGAGCTCGCGGCGCTCATCCGCGAGGAAGCGGTGGTGATCAGCGACCTCGACGTGCTGGACATCATGCGGGCTCTGCGGGATGAAACGGTGGGGATCGGTGCTTTGGAGCAGCTCCTCGCGCTTGACGGCGTCACCGACATCTGCGTTAACGGGCCGAACGGCATCTTCTTCGACCGCGGGCGTGGTCTCGAGCGCGCCTCGTTCACTCTCAGCGGGGAAAGCGAGGTGCGGCGGCTTGCGACACGGCTGGCCAGCAGTTGCGGGTGCCGGCTCGACGACGCCCGACCCTTCGCCGACGGGCATCTTTCGCGTGACGACGGCACCGTGCTCCGCTTCCACGCCGTCCTTTCCCCGACTGCCAACTGCGGGACCTGCATGTCCTTTCGGGTGCTGCGCAGCAAGACGGCGACATTGGACCAGATCCAAGCCTCGGGGGGTGTGGACGGGGAAAGGGCGGCGGTGCTTCGGGGGATCATCGATAAGCGGAAAGCCTTTCTTGTTGTCGGTGGAACCGGAACGGGCAAAACGACGCTGCTCGCTGCGATGCTGGCGGAGGTCGCAGCGAACGAGCGGATTGTGGCGATCGAGGACACCGTAGAGCTGACACCCGCGCACCCGCACGTGGTGAACCTGACGTCCCGTGGCGCGAACGCAGAGGGCGCGGGCGAGATCAGCATTGCTGATCTGTTGCGGCAGGCACTGCGCATGCGGCCCGACCGGATTGTGGTGGGGGAGATCCGCGGTGCGGAAGTCGTGGATCTGCTTGCCGCACTCAACACCGGGCACGACGGTGGCGCGGGCACGGTGCATGCAAATTCGATCGGGGAGGTGCCCGCGCGCCTGGAGG encodes:
- a CDS encoding TadA family conjugal transfer-associated ATPase, with translation MIMAKVQRRLAEEPNQNTPAELAALIREEAVVISDLDVLDIMRALRDETVGIGALEQLLALDGVTDICVNGPNGIFFDRGRGLERASFTLSGESEVRRLATRLASSCGCRLDDARPFADGHLSRDDGTVLRFHAVLSPTANCGTCMSFRVLRSKTATLDQIQASGGVDGERAAVLRGIIDKRKAFLVVGGTGTGKTTLLAAMLAEVAANERIVAIEDTVELTPAHPHVVNLTSRGANAEGAGEISIADLLRQALRMRPDRIVVGEIRGAEVVDLLAALNTGHDGGAGTVHANSIGEVPARLEALAVLGGLNREALHSQLAAAVDVVVVMRRGRDGTRRVQQIGVLESNPVVPRVVWDADAGPGDGYGALLEELEVA